A window of the Macrobrachium rosenbergii isolate ZJJX-2024 chromosome 13, ASM4041242v1, whole genome shotgun sequence genome harbors these coding sequences:
- the PGAP3 gene encoding post-GPI attachment to proteins factor 3, which translates to MLTTVILGIILVQVAQASRGDASNEYTGCYHVCHFNNCSSSRDVAVYESLQSLSEKVLQWTCDDECRYNCMWQTTNVFVSRGYDVPQFFGKWPFVRLWGMQEPASVVFSILNLLAHAIGLRKFRQSVPPFAPLYRLWHVHAVICINAWTWSVIFHARDTPWTERMDYFCAFSMVLFSLFGLFVRLSGPRRWRRKEVIAVLCGLFFTYHVWYLTRKKFDYGYNMKVNVFVGLLNGCGWIAWAVPRVEKRPYARWCIFTVVGALSSMLLELGDFPPIFWAVDAHALWHLATAPLPFIWYKFLENDCLYLAQRGSGHDYKKQI; encoded by the exons ATGTTGACAACAGTGATATTAGGAATAATTCTTGTGCAAGTTGCACAAGCATCAAGAGGTGATGCGTCAAATGAATATACAGGCTGTTATCATGTATGCCATTTTAATAATTGTTCCTCAA GTCGGGATGTTGCTGTGTATGAATCGTTGCAGAGTCTAAGTGAAAAAGTCCTCCAGTGGACCTGCGATGATGAATGTAGATATAACTGCATGTGGCAGACAACCAACGTATTTGTTAGTCGAGGTTATGATGTACCTCAATTTTTTGGCAAg TGGCCATTTGTAAGGTTATGGGGTATGCAAGAGCCTGCATCTGTAGTTTTCTCCATTCTCAATTTGCTAGCACATGCTATTGGTCTTCGTAAGTTTCGGCAATCAGTACCTCCCTTTGCTCCTCTCTATAGGTTGTGGCATGTTCATGCTGTG ATATGTATTAATGCCTGGACTTGGTCAGTGATCTTCCATGCACGTGACACACCATGGACGGAGCGTATGGATTATTTTTGTGCCTTCTCCATGGTTCTCTTTTCGCTGTTTGGCCTGTTTGTAAG GTTATCGGGTCCAAGGAGGTGGCGTAGGAAGGAAGTCATCGCTGTTTTATGTGGTCTGTTCTTCACTTATCATGTGTGGTATCTTACTAGAAAGAAATTTGATTATGGTTATAACATGAAAGTTAATGTTTTCGTAG gcTTGCTTAATGGCTGTGGTTGGATAGCTTGGGCCGTGCCTCGTGTAGAGAAGAGACCGTATGCGCGGTGGTGTATTTTCACAGTTGTGGGAGCTTTATCGTCCATGCTGCTGGAACTTGGAGATTTTCCTCCTATATTTTGGGCTGTGGACGCTCATGCGTTGTGGCATTTAGCAACAGCTCCTCTTCCATTTATTTGGTACAA GTTTCTTGAAAATGATTGTCTATACCTGGCACAGAGAGGATCTGGGCATGATTataagaaacaaatataa